The genomic segment GCGCTGAATCGGGACGCTAACGCGCCGGGGTTCGATGCGGCCCTGCTTGCCGGACTGCAACACCTCAAAGAGCACTATCAATATCGCACACGCCGGGTTAAAGAAGGCGCGGAAGGTCCGGAGATCGAGGTCGAAGGCCGTCGCTATGTCGATTTCTCCAGCAACGATTATCTCGGTTTAAGCGGCGACGCGCGCGTTGTTACCGCGTTTCGGCGTGGTTTGGGACGCTATGGCGCCGGCGCCGGCGCGTCGCATCTGGTCTCGGGTCATTGCCAGCCTCATCACGCGCTGGAGCTTGAATTGGCTGCGTTTACCGGCCGGCCCAGGGCGCTGTTATTCTCAACAGGCTATCTGGCGAACCTCGGGATCGCCAGCGCGTTGTTTCGGCGAAACGATACCGTGATCGAGGATCGGGCCAACCATGCCTCGCTGGTCGATGCGGCGATCCTCGCGCGCTCTCGCCTGGTGCGTTATCCCCATCGCAATATCGGGGCGCTTGAACGCCTGCTTTCAAAAGGCCGGGGCGGGCGCACCTATGTCGTGACGGATGCCGTTTTTAGCATGGACGGCGACCTCGCGCCTTTGGTCGAAATCGCCAGCTTGTGCGCGCGGCACAAAGCGGTGCTGGTGGTTGATGACGCGCATGGGTTCGGCGTGTTGGGTGTGGATGGGG from the Pseudomonadota bacterium genome contains:
- a CDS encoding aminotransferase class I/II-fold pyridoxal phosphate-dependent enzyme, which codes for MGTALNRDANAPGFDAALLAGLQHLKEHYQYRTRRVKEGAEGPEIEVEGRRYVDFSSNDYLGLSGDARVVTAFRRGLGRYGAGAGASHLVSGHCQPHHALELELAAFTGRPRALLFSTGYLANLGIASALFRRNDTVIEDRANHASLVDAAILARSRLVRYPHRNIGALERLLSKGRGGRTYVVTDAVFSMDGDLAPLVEIASLCARHKAVLVVDDAHGFGVLGVDG